Proteins encoded by one window of Cyprinus carpio isolate SPL01 chromosome B6, ASM1834038v1, whole genome shotgun sequence:
- the gorasp2 gene encoding Golgi reassembly-stacking protein 2 produces MGGSQSVEIPGGGSEGYHVLRVQENSPGHRAGLEPFFDFIVSINNTRLNKDNDMLKDVLKASVEKPVKMLVYSSKTLELREATVTPSNMWGGQGLLGVSIRFCSFEGANENVWHVLEVEPNSPAALAGLRPHTDYIIGADTVMNESEDLFSLIETHEGKGLKLYVYNTDTDNCREVVITPNGAWGGEGSLGCGIGYGYLHRIPTRPFEEGKKISFPGHTPSEPASPLKDGFTEVQLSAVTPPPVSQPVPTGLEDSLSGLSLSSAPPSIPSELHTGVPTVPLLPTQVTPGLGPLPIVNPSTTLPGLMSLPSGLPPLPNLPNLPNLNLPLPDLSAVSLAGISGLPPTTAGLPPLPPLNLPGISALPMHTVLPSTLPSMPGVTLPSSLAPSDHIPPVSLAAQQTPALILDATLNPAVKDTPSEKPAAMDAQAAPESS; encoded by the exons ATGGGGGGATCACAGAGCGTGGAAATTCCCGGAGGTGGTTCGGAGGGCTATCACGTTCTCAGA gTGCAGGAGAATTCTCCCGGTCATAGAGCAGGTCTCGAGCCGTTCTTTGACTTCATTGTGTCCATCAACAACACCAGACTG AACAAGGATAATGACATGTTGAAAGACGTACTGAAGGCTAGTGTTGAAAAACCGGTGAAGATGCTGGTGTACAGCAGCAAAACCCTGGAGCTGCGGGAAGCTACTGTTACTCCCAGCAACATGTGGGGCGGTCAGGGTCTTCTGGGGGTCAGCATCCGCTTCTGCAGCTTTGAGGGAGCCAATGAGAACGTCTGGCATGTTTTG GAAGTGGAGCCAAATTCTCCAGCAGCATTAGCAGGTTTGAGACCACACACGGATTACATCATCGGAGCAGACACAGTCATGAACGAG TCAGAGGACTTGTTCTCATTGATAGAAACCCATGAGGGCAAAGGCCTGAAACTCTACGTCTACAACACAGACACGGACAACTGCAGAGAAGTGGTCATCACGCCCAACGGCGCCTGGGGTGGAGAGGGCAG TCTCGGCTGTGGTATCGGCTACGGTTACCTGCACAGAATCCCTACTCGGCCCTTCGAAGAGGGCAAGAAAATCAGCTTCCCCGGACACACCCCCAGTGAGCCCGCCAGCCCGCTGAAGGACGGCTTCACAGAG GTTCAGCTGTCTGCAGTAACTCCGCCCCCTGTGTCGCAGCCTGTTCCCACAGGGCTTGAGGACAGTCTGTCCGGCCTGTCACTCAGCTCTGCCCCGCCCTCAATACCCAGCGAGCTCCACACAG GTGTTCCCACTGTCCCCCTGCTGCCCACTCAGGTGACCCCTGGGCTGGGTCCCCTTCCCATTGTCAACCCCTCCACCACCTTACCAG gtttgatgtCTTTACCGTCTGGCCTCCCTCCCCTGCCAAACCTGCCTAACCTCCCAAACCTCAATCTACCGTTACCGGACCTTAGCGCTGTATCGTTAGCTGGAATCAGTGGGTTACCTCCCACTACAGCAG gtTTGCCTCCTCTCCCTCCTCTGAACCTGCCCGGCATCTCTGCTCTGCCCATGCACACTGTTCTCCCCTCAACACTTCCCAGCATGCCCGGGGTCACGCTGCCATCTTCCCTGGCACCATCTGACCACATCCCACCCGTCTCTTTAGCTGCCCAGCAAACTCCAGCGCTCATTCTGGATGCCACGCTCAACCCTGCAGTCAAAGACACGCCTTCAGAGAAGCCTGCTGCGATGGATGCTCAGGCGGCCCCAGAGTCCTCGTAA